In the genome of Thermodesulfobacteriota bacterium, the window TCCTGGCGATCGGCATAACAGACTGGAGGAGTTCTCCCCTGGGAAAAACGCGGCTGACATAACCCATGCGTTCAGCTTCCGCGGCATCGTAAATGCGGCCGGTAAAGGCCACTTCCTTGGCACGGCCCAGGCCGATGATCCGCCACAGGGGATCCATGATGGGCGGCAAAGACAGCGCCATTTCCCGCTGACCGAATTTAGCGTTTTCGGAGGCATAGCGGATGTCACACATCATGGTGAGGTCAAAACCGCCGGCGATGGCCGGTCCGCCGACCGCTGCTATCACCGGACGGCTGCAGAAAAGAATGGAGCGGTAAGCCCGGTGAAACAGGGCGATGAATCTTTCGTTGGACACTTTCTCCATCTGCCGGACCACGTCCAGATCAAAGCCGGCGGAAAACATTTTTTCTCCGCCGGTCAGGACAATTACATTGGCCTGGGGATCGGCATCCAGGGTGGTAAACAGCGCTGTCATCTCTGTCAGGACTTCCGGGGAAAGGGCGTTGCCCTTTTCCGGCCGGTTGATGGTGATGACCGCGACCCGCTCCTCGACCGCCATGGTGTGGTATTTCAGTTCCATAAATATTACCTGGTGTGTGTTGTTAGGCCTTGTCCGTTGCCGTTCAAGAGGACGGATTCAGGCGTTTCATCAGCGCCGGGGACAACAGCAGGATCAGGATCGTGCTCGGCGGTCCATTGATAGCAAAGACCGTTATTGAAAATGTATAGGCTACGGACGAAGTCGTATTAAGGGCCAGCGACGCTCTGACCGAGGGAACGGTCAGATAAAACAGCAGGTCGGCGACAGCCAGGCCGACCAACCCCCAGGCCGCCCATTTTTTCATGTTCCAGGCGCCGATACCGCAAAAAAACAGGGGGAGCATAAAAAGGGCGTACTTGTATCCCATCAGTGTCATCTGGTTGGCGGGCAGGGCCGGGGGCTCCGCGCCGAGCCAGATAAACGCTTTTAAAATAGCGAGCCAGCCGATGGCCCAGACGGGCCATGGATAATCAACCCGCATTCGTTGCGACAGCAACCTAACCTGTTGAGTTTTCATACAGCGCCTGCTCTCCCGTTCACCGGTGCCCGGTTCTCCGGTCTATCGCGTAACGGACCCGCCGGCTGGCGGCGGTCTGCCCGGCGATCAAAATTCAAGTTATTCCGCCCCGGCCGGTTTGGTCTGTTTATAGCAAAGTATACGAGGCTTGACAATGGTCCGGAAAATTCTTCTGCCGGCATGAGGCTGAATCGGACGTTGTCCCAATCAGCGGCCGCCGGGCCATGATCGCCCAAGGGCCGCCGGCATGCCTTCGCCCCGTCCGCGGCGGTGACCGGCTTCCAGTGGGGTCCGCACGCCTTTCCCGGGAGACAGATTCATAAGCAGCAGGGTAAAAATCATCAGCGGAAACGGCGCCACCTGGAAGACCTGTGCCGGGATCCTGGGAACCTGCGTTTGCAGGTAAACGCCGCCGACCTGAAGAAAAGCGAAGAAGTACGC includes:
- a CDS encoding enoyl-CoA hydratase/isomerase family protein, whose amino-acid sequence is MELKYHTMAVEERVAVITINRPEKGNALSPEVLTEMTALFTTLDADPQANVIVLTGGEKMFSAGFDLDVVRQMEKVSNERFIALFHRAYRSILFCSRPVIAAVGGPAIAGGFDLTMMCDIRYASENAKFGQREMALSLPPIMDPLWRIIGLGRAKEVAFTGRIYDAAEAERMGYVSRVFPRGELLQSVMPIARIMAGYDRQCLVETKQLTHLLMNKDLDGAMTTQEWLFRSYIGSPDNQQRVTELLAGLKKRTG